A section of the Agarivorans litoreus genome encodes:
- the priA gene encoding primosomal protein N', with amino-acid sequence MSIVRVALAIPLRRLFDYSVPANTPMPAIGTRVKVPFGKGEKVGLVIEHPSDSDIAEDKLKPFSESLDQQALLPESLFKLLNWASSYYHHSLGDVISQALPALLRKGEPAKAKSIVVWRLSEQGKAADLANFTRAPKQGVVLGSLQQQEDGQLSDEQCKQQELSRTAIKALVDKGFIEKHEITPAPALWSKSDTNNQASLKLNAEQAIAVAAVNQSIGSFQAFLIEGITGSGKTEVYLNIIAEVLAQGKQALVLVPEIGLTPQTLARFAERFKVPVYAINSGLNDTERFTAWLKAKQGEAGIIIGTRSAVFTPMKNPGVIIIDEEHDSSFKQQDSFRYHARDLAIVRARLEKMPVVLGSATPSLESLHNALSGRYSHLELKQRAGNAVLAEQQLLDIRQQPLSSGLSPALIKAMRIELKAGRQVMLFLNRRGYAPALLCHECGHVCECERCEAYFTYHQQPRHLACHHCGSQKAVPHQCEKCGSTNLVTTGLGTEQLQEALLEIFPEYKVARIDRDSTRRKGSLEQLLDDIHNNQYQILIGTQMLAKGHHFPNVTLVALLDIDHALFCSDFRAPERLAQLYVQVAGRAGRANLLGKVLLQSHHPEHELLQDLINNGYQHFARFALNERKDTELPPFSFQALFRFEAADGNAVNELSQQLYQLAQPLQQGETWVFPPCPAPQARRAGKFRMQLLIQAEQRPQLHQLVYRLLPQLESLKLSRKVRWSLDIDPYDMQ; translated from the coding sequence GTGTCGATTGTTCGTGTTGCCTTAGCTATTCCCCTGCGTCGCCTTTTTGATTACAGCGTGCCAGCAAACACCCCAATGCCAGCCATTGGTACTCGCGTAAAGGTGCCTTTTGGTAAAGGCGAAAAAGTGGGTTTGGTAATAGAACACCCCAGCGACAGCGACATTGCCGAAGATAAACTCAAACCATTTAGTGAATCACTCGATCAACAAGCATTATTACCAGAAAGCCTATTTAAGCTACTTAATTGGGCTAGCTCTTATTATCACCACAGCTTGGGAGATGTTATAAGCCAAGCCTTGCCGGCACTTTTACGCAAAGGTGAGCCAGCCAAAGCTAAAAGCATTGTAGTGTGGCGTTTAAGCGAGCAAGGCAAAGCGGCCGATCTAGCAAACTTTACCCGCGCCCCCAAGCAAGGGGTTGTATTAGGCAGCTTGCAACAGCAAGAAGATGGCCAGCTGAGTGACGAACAATGCAAGCAACAAGAATTATCTCGTACTGCCATTAAAGCGCTAGTAGATAAAGGTTTTATCGAAAAACATGAGATTACACCCGCGCCGGCGCTGTGGTCGAAAAGCGATACCAACAACCAAGCCTCGCTAAAGCTTAATGCAGAACAAGCCATTGCAGTGGCGGCAGTTAATCAAAGCATTGGCAGTTTTCAGGCCTTTCTTATCGAGGGTATTACCGGCTCGGGCAAAACCGAGGTGTATTTAAATATTATTGCCGAAGTGCTCGCCCAAGGTAAACAAGCCTTAGTATTGGTGCCCGAAATTGGCTTAACACCACAAACCTTAGCGCGCTTTGCCGAGCGCTTTAAAGTGCCGGTTTATGCGATTAACTCTGGTTTAAACGACACCGAGCGTTTTACCGCATGGCTTAAAGCCAAACAAGGTGAAGCAGGCATTATTATTGGCACGCGTTCGGCAGTATTCACCCCCATGAAAAACCCTGGGGTAATTATTATCGATGAGGAGCACGACAGCTCTTTTAAGCAGCAAGACAGCTTTCGCTACCACGCGCGCGATTTAGCCATAGTGCGTGCCCGCTTAGAAAAAATGCCGGTGGTGCTTGGCTCTGCCACCCCATCGCTAGAAAGTTTGCACAATGCGCTAAGCGGCCGTTACTCACACTTAGAGCTAAAACAACGCGCCGGGAATGCGGTATTGGCCGAGCAACAATTACTGGATATTCGCCAGCAACCTTTATCCTCGGGCTTATCACCGGCACTGATTAAAGCCATGCGCATCGAGTTAAAAGCTGGCCGCCAAGTAATGCTATTTTTAAATCGCCGAGGTTACGCCCCTGCCTTACTGTGCCATGAGTGTGGCCACGTATGTGAATGTGAGCGCTGTGAGGCCTACTTTACCTATCATCAGCAACCTCGCCACTTGGCTTGTCACCACTGTGGCAGCCAAAAAGCCGTGCCACACCAATGTGAGAAATGTGGCTCAACCAACTTGGTAACAACAGGTTTAGGCACCGAGCAATTGCAAGAAGCCTTACTGGAAATATTCCCCGAATACAAAGTGGCGCGCATCGACCGCGACAGCACCCGCCGCAAAGGCAGCTTAGAACAGTTGCTGGACGATATTCACAACAACCAATACCAAATATTAATTGGCACCCAAATGTTGGCCAAGGGCCACCATTTTCCAAATGTAACCTTGGTTGCCTTATTAGACATAGACCACGCGTTGTTTTGCTCTGATTTTCGCGCGCCAGAACGCTTAGCCCAACTTTACGTTCAAGTAGCTGGCCGAGCTGGTCGAGCCAATTTACTGGGCAAGGTGTTGTTGCAATCTCACCACCCTGAACACGAGCTGTTGCAAGATCTTATTAACAACGGTTACCAACATTTTGCTCGCTTTGCCTTAAACGAGCGTAAAGATACCGAACTACCGCCCTTTAGCTTTCAGGCGCTGTTTCGTTTTGAAGCCGCCGATGGCAACGCCGTTAACGAGCTTAGCCAACAGCTATACCAACTTGCTCAACCGCTACAGCAAGGCGAAACTTGGGTATTTCCGCCCTGCCCTGCACCACAAGCGCGCCGTGCGGGTAAGTTTCGTATGCAACTGTTGATTCAAGCCGAACAACGCCCGCAACTGCACCAATTGGTTTATCGCCTGTTGCCTCAACTAGAAAGCTTAAAACTAAGCCGAAAAGTACGTTGGTCACTGGATATCGACCCTTACGACATGCAATAA
- the argS gene encoding arginine--tRNA ligase: MKELIQQLLEQTVTALKQQQVLPEGFEPRIQVDRTKDKAHGDLATNLALMAAKPAGKNPRELAQLIVDNLPASALVEKTAIAGPGFINFYLNNDWLASQVEAMASSPTANVKPAEKTQTIVVDYSAPNVAKEMHVGHLRSTIIGDAVVRTLEFLGHKVVRANHIGDWGTQFGMLIANLEEVEARGTDAGDIELADLEVFYRESKARYDSDEVFAERARNYVVKLQSGDEYCNTMWRKLVDITLSHNQAVYDRLNVSLTKDDVMGESMYNPMLNDVVADLKQQGLAVEDNGATVVFLDEYKNKDGDPMGVIIQKKDGGFLYTTTDIACAKYRYQNLNADRVLYFIDSRQHQHLMQAWNIVRKAGYVPEEVPLEHHAFGMMLGKDGRPFKTRSGGTVKLVDLLEEAEQRAQTIVAEKSRDLDAEQQVVAAKAIAMGAVKYADLSKNRTTDYIFDWENMLAFNGNTAPYLQYAYTRIQSIIRRSEVDVANLQQAISLEQDAEIALAQKLIQFSDAVHNVANKGMPHMMCNYLYELAGAFMTFYEACPILKDDVAADTKSSRLRLASLTAKVLDQGLSLLGIETLERM, translated from the coding sequence ATGAAAGAGCTTATTCAACAACTTTTGGAACAAACGGTCACAGCCCTAAAACAACAGCAGGTGCTGCCTGAAGGATTCGAACCACGTATCCAAGTAGACCGAACCAAAGATAAAGCTCACGGCGATTTAGCCACCAACCTTGCGCTAATGGCTGCTAAGCCTGCGGGCAAAAACCCACGTGAGTTGGCTCAACTGATCGTGGATAACCTACCTGCTTCAGCCTTGGTAGAGAAAACGGCGATTGCGGGACCAGGCTTCATTAACTTCTACCTAAACAACGATTGGTTAGCATCGCAAGTTGAAGCCATGGCTAGCTCACCAACCGCTAACGTTAAGCCCGCAGAAAAGACTCAAACCATTGTGGTGGATTACTCGGCGCCAAACGTAGCCAAAGAAATGCACGTAGGCCACTTGCGCTCAACCATTATTGGCGACGCAGTTGTTCGCACCTTAGAGTTTTTAGGTCACAAAGTGGTTCGCGCTAATCATATTGGCGACTGGGGTACTCAATTTGGCATGCTAATCGCCAACCTAGAGGAAGTAGAGGCGCGTGGCACCGATGCTGGCGATATTGAATTAGCCGATTTAGAAGTATTTTACCGCGAATCTAAAGCACGCTACGACAGCGACGAAGTATTTGCCGAACGTGCCCGTAACTACGTGGTTAAGCTGCAAAGTGGCGACGAATACTGCAACACAATGTGGCGCAAGTTAGTAGACATTACCCTTAGCCACAACCAAGCCGTTTACGACCGCTTAAATGTATCGTTAACTAAAGACGATGTTATGGGCGAAAGCATGTACAACCCCATGCTTAACGACGTGGTAGCCGACTTAAAACAACAAGGTTTAGCGGTAGAAGATAATGGCGCTACCGTGGTATTCCTTGATGAGTACAAAAACAAAGACGGCGACCCAATGGGTGTAATCATCCAGAAAAAAGATGGCGGCTTCTTGTACACCACCACCGACATCGCCTGTGCTAAATACCGCTACCAAAACCTTAATGCAGACCGCGTGTTGTACTTCATTGACTCACGCCAACACCAGCACCTTATGCAAGCTTGGAACATTGTTCGCAAAGCCGGTTACGTGCCAGAGGAAGTTCCATTAGAGCACCACGCCTTTGGCATGATGTTGGGTAAAGATGGTCGCCCATTTAAAACCCGTAGTGGCGGCACTGTTAAGCTAGTGGATTTATTAGAAGAAGCCGAGCAACGCGCGCAAACCATCGTGGCAGAAAAATCTCGCGATTTAGACGCAGAGCAACAAGTGGTAGCCGCTAAAGCAATTGCTATGGGTGCAGTTAAATACGCCGACTTATCAAAGAACCGTACTACCGACTACATTTTTGATTGGGAAAACATGCTGGCCTTTAACGGCAATACAGCTCCTTACTTGCAGTACGCTTATACCCGTATCCAATCAATTATTCGCCGCTCGGAAGTGGATGTAGCTAATTTGCAGCAAGCAATTAGCTTAGAGCAAGATGCAGAAATTGCGTTAGCACAAAAGCTTATTCAATTTAGCGATGCGGTACACAACGTGGCTAACAAAGGTATGCCACACATGATGTGTAACTACCTCTACGAGCTAGCAGGCGCCTTCATGACCTTCTACGAGGCCTGCCCAATACTTAAAGACGACGTAGCAGCCGATACTAAATCTAGCCGCTTACGCCTAGCCTCACTTACCGCCAAAGTACTAGACCAAGGCCTATCACTACTAGGAATTGAAACCCTGGAACGTATGTAA
- a CDS encoding SPOR domain-containing protein: MAKDYVGRSKPKKRAAKPSRAVSNNKRFPLPLALAVIAAIVGFAALLFNIKGTAPTPAPELSEIVKPKPATPTKPKTTLPEPPKERTYVKELEEKKVEVEIAEQPSKPSKPYQMQCASFRSRDKAEESKALIAFAGLESQIRRTEGENGAWYRVVLGPYPTKRDAERARHILQRAKINGCQIWHWNF, encoded by the coding sequence ATGGCCAAGGATTACGTAGGGCGTAGCAAGCCCAAGAAGCGCGCGGCTAAGCCTAGCCGCGCGGTATCTAACAATAAACGTTTCCCTTTACCGCTAGCATTAGCGGTAATTGCCGCTATCGTGGGATTTGCAGCTTTGCTGTTTAATATTAAGGGCACAGCCCCAACCCCCGCACCTGAGCTAAGCGAGATCGTTAAACCTAAACCAGCCACGCCCACTAAACCCAAAACAACGCTGCCCGAGCCGCCAAAAGAACGAACTTACGTTAAAGAGCTGGAAGAGAAAAAGGTTGAAGTAGAGATTGCCGAGCAGCCCTCTAAACCAAGCAAGCCTTATCAAATGCAGTGTGCCTCTTTTCGCAGCCGCGATAAAGCCGAAGAAAGCAAAGCGCTTATCGCCTTTGCCGGCTTAGAAAGCCAAATTAGACGCACCGAAGGGGAAAATGGCGCATGGTATCGAGTGGTTTTAGGCCCTTATCCTACTAAACGCGACGCAGAACGTGCTCGACACATTCTGCAGCGAGCCAAAATTAATGGCTGCCAAATTTGGCATTGGAACTTCTAA
- the rraA gene encoding ribonuclease E activity regulator RraA, which produces MEYNTSELCDLYADTVDVVEPMFASYGGRNAFGGEITTIKCFENAGLIAQVVQESGTGRVLLIDGGGSLRRALVDESIAETAADNEWDGIIVYGCVRDVDALEDLDIGIQALASIPVGADAENETGDVNIPVNFGGVTFLPEDHIYADTTGVILSPEPLDIE; this is translated from the coding sequence ATGGAATATAATACCTCTGAACTTTGTGACCTTTATGCAGATACGGTTGACGTTGTTGAACCTATGTTTGCCAGCTACGGTGGCAGAAACGCTTTTGGGGGCGAAATTACCACCATTAAGTGTTTTGAAAATGCCGGCTTAATTGCTCAGGTAGTTCAAGAGTCTGGAACTGGCCGAGTATTATTAATTGATGGCGGAGGTTCCTTACGCCGCGCCTTGGTGGACGAAAGCATCGCCGAAACGGCAGCCGACAACGAATGGGACGGTATTATTGTTTACGGTTGTGTGCGCGATGTAGATGCACTCGAAGACCTAGATATAGGCATTCAAGCGCTAGCCTCTATTCCAGTAGGTGCGGATGCCGAAAATGAAACTGGCGATGTAAACATTCCAGTTAACTTTGGTGGCGTGACCTTCCTTCCAGAAGATCACATTTATGCTGACACCACCGGGGTAATTTTATCGCCAGAGCCGCTAGATATAGAATAA
- a CDS encoding AAA family ATPase, translating to MLILVGGEKGGSGKSCLAQNIAVHLKTSLNANILMVDCDPQRTTSDWIQARNEDESLPSINCIQLYGKIRKDLLSLEGGYDFVIVDCGGQDNLAMRAAMSVAKYVLIPLRPKRRDLKTLPHMEDMLSTCKMVNPKMVASFVITQCPALPSQVQRILDAKDVCRSFGLHVLDSVTFSRNIYDDSEESGRSVIEIEQDGKAATEIAAIVDELFAIQQEDSHEFN from the coding sequence ATGCTAATACTAGTAGGTGGAGAAAAAGGCGGCAGTGGAAAAAGCTGCCTCGCACAAAACATTGCTGTACACCTTAAAACCAGCTTAAACGCCAATATCCTAATGGTGGACTGCGACCCACAGCGCACCACCTCCGATTGGATCCAAGCGCGCAACGAAGATGAGTCCCTGCCAAGCATCAACTGCATTCAACTTTACGGAAAAATTCGTAAAGATTTATTAAGCCTCGAAGGCGGCTACGACTTTGTTATTGTTGATTGTGGCGGGCAGGATAACCTTGCCATGCGTGCGGCCATGTCGGTAGCCAAATATGTACTGATTCCATTGCGTCCAAAACGCCGCGATTTAAAAACCTTACCGCACATGGAAGATATGCTTAGTACTTGTAAAATGGTTAATCCGAAAATGGTCGCCAGCTTTGTTATCACTCAATGCCCCGCTTTACCTAGCCAAGTACAACGCATACTCGATGCAAAAGACGTTTGCCGCTCGTTTGGGCTACATGTGCTGGATTCAGTCACCTTCTCACGTAATATTTATGACGACAGCGAAGAAAGTGGCCGCTCGGTGATTGAAATAGAACAAGATGGTAAAGCCGCAACAGAAATTGCCGCCATAGTTGATGAGTTATTTGCGATCCAACAAGAAGACTCTCATGAGTTTAACTGA
- the rpmE gene encoding 50S ribosomal protein L31, which yields MKTDIHPTYEVLTATCSCGNVIETKSTRTGSMFLDVCDKCHPFYTGKQRNVDTGGRVDRFNKKFAVLGKK from the coding sequence ATGAAAACTGATATCCACCCAACTTACGAAGTACTTACTGCTACTTGTTCTTGCGGTAACGTAATCGAAACTAAATCTACTCGCACTGGTTCTATGTTCCTAGACGTATGTGACAAATGTCACCCGTTCTACACTGGTAAGCAACGTAACGTTGATACCGGTGGTCGTGTTGATCGTTTCAACAAAAAATTCGCTGTATTGGGCAAAAAATAA
- a CDS encoding replication protein RepA, giving the protein MSLTDLKKRTKQTVKRNKVSVDQFIEDADNYAQGKPSAVDKLTTTAKPTTNFRHCTFTFDASAIAHLQHASEQHKVAKSKLLRMLLKQFNSLSHEQQQALLDESQ; this is encoded by the coding sequence ATGAGTTTAACTGATTTAAAAAAGCGCACTAAACAAACCGTTAAGCGCAATAAGGTCAGTGTTGACCAGTTTATTGAAGACGCTGATAACTATGCACAGGGTAAACCTAGCGCTGTAGATAAACTCACTACCACGGCGAAACCAACAACTAACTTCCGCCACTGCACTTTTACCTTTGATGCATCGGCAATTGCCCACTTACAGCACGCCTCCGAGCAACACAAAGTGGCTAAGTCTAAGCTACTGAGAATGCTACTAAAGCAATTCAACTCTCTTAGCCATGAACAGCAACAAGCCCTATTAGACGAGAGCCAATAG
- a CDS encoding PilZ domain-containing protein produces the protein MENTELEQLDRRRSMRLDLENEPVQLTWQDGEGEDQSIEATCIDISRRGMLVKHSKDLQIGTKLKVQFSPGSGDISEMKAKVARCHRKNFSSYHMFLLLL, from the coding sequence ATGGAAAACACGGAACTAGAGCAACTCGACCGCCGACGCTCAATGCGCCTGGATTTAGAGAATGAACCAGTGCAACTAACGTGGCAAGACGGCGAAGGCGAAGATCAAAGCATTGAAGCAACCTGCATAGATATTTCTCGACGTGGCATGTTGGTGAAACATAGTAAGGATTTGCAAATAGGCACCAAGTTAAAAGTCCAGTTTTCTCCCGGGAGTGGCGACATCTCAGAAATGAAAGCTAAAGTAGCACGTTGCCACCGTAAAAACTTTTCCAGCTATCATATGTTTTTGTTATTACTATAG
- a CDS encoding DUF1653 domain-containing protein, producing MNLQKGRYRHYKGPEYQVIDTAIHSETEELLVLYKPLYGEGKLWVRPYDMFFENVEFEGKQVPRFAFIEALGAVDLSS from the coding sequence ATGAATTTACAAAAAGGTCGTTATCGCCACTACAAAGGCCCAGAATACCAAGTTATTGATACTGCGATTCATTCTGAAACCGAAGAACTGTTAGTGCTTTACAAGCCTTTATACGGCGAAGGAAAATTGTGGGTAAGGCCTTACGATATGTTTTTTGAAAACGTAGAGTTTGAAGGTAAGCAAGTGCCTCGGTTTGCATTTATCGAGGCGCTAGGAGCAGTTGACCTTTCGAGCTGA
- the hslU gene encoding HslU--HslV peptidase ATPase subunit — protein sequence MSEMTPREIVSELDNHIIGQSDAKRAVAIALRNRWRRMQLDNELRQEVTPKNILMIGPTGVGKTEIARRLAKLANAPFIKVEATKFTEVGYVGKEVETIIRDLADVAFKITREQETEKFRFRAEDQAEDRILDALLPPAKDTFGHEDDTKENSTRQAFRKKLREGQLDDKEIEIDLAQPQVGVEIMAPPGMEEMTNQLQGMFQNLSGNKDRKKRKLKIKEAFKLLVEEEAAKMVNPEELKEKALHAVENNGIVFLDEIDKICKRADTSGPDVSREGVQRDLLPLVEGSTVSTKHGMVKTDHILFIASGAFQVAKPSDLIPELQGRLPIRVNLSALSAEDFVRILTEPNASLTEQYKALMATEGLDIEFTEDGIRRIANAAWQVNERTENIGARRLHTVMEKLMEELSFVASDNSGQTIVIDADYVTKHLDDLVADEDLSRFIL from the coding sequence ATGTCGGAAATGACCCCAAGAGAAATTGTCTCAGAATTAGACAACCACATTATTGGCCAAAGTGACGCTAAGCGTGCGGTAGCAATTGCCCTGCGTAATCGCTGGCGTCGTATGCAACTTGATAACGAGTTGCGCCAAGAAGTGACCCCAAAAAACATCTTAATGATTGGTCCAACTGGCGTAGGTAAGACCGAAATAGCTCGTCGTTTAGCCAAACTAGCCAACGCGCCGTTTATCAAAGTAGAAGCGACTAAGTTCACCGAAGTGGGCTACGTGGGTAAAGAAGTTGAAACTATTATTCGCGATTTAGCAGATGTAGCATTTAAAATTACCCGCGAACAAGAAACTGAAAAATTCCGTTTCCGCGCCGAAGATCAAGCCGAAGACCGCATCCTAGATGCCTTACTTCCCCCCGCGAAAGATACCTTTGGTCACGAAGACGACACCAAAGAAAACTCGACTAGACAAGCATTTCGCAAAAAACTGCGCGAAGGCCAGTTAGATGATAAAGAGATCGAAATTGACCTTGCTCAACCACAGGTTGGTGTAGAGATCATGGCGCCTCCTGGTATGGAAGAAATGACCAACCAGCTGCAAGGTATGTTCCAAAACCTTTCAGGCAACAAAGACCGCAAGAAGCGCAAACTCAAGATCAAAGAAGCCTTTAAGCTGTTGGTTGAAGAAGAAGCAGCCAAAATGGTTAACCCAGAAGAGCTTAAAGAAAAAGCCCTGCATGCGGTAGAAAACAACGGCATCGTGTTTCTAGATGAAATTGATAAGATTTGTAAACGCGCCGATACCTCAGGCCCAGATGTAAGCCGCGAAGGTGTGCAGCGAGACCTATTACCTTTGGTAGAAGGTTCAACGGTAAGTACCAAACACGGCATGGTGAAAACCGACCACATATTGTTTATTGCCTCTGGTGCTTTCCAAGTGGCCAAACCTTCAGATCTAATCCCTGAACTACAAGGTCGTTTGCCGATACGCGTGAACCTTAGCGCACTAAGCGCCGAAGATTTTGTGCGTATTCTTACCGAGCCAAATGCCTCTTTAACTGAGCAGTACAAAGCCTTAATGGCCACCGAAGGTTTAGATATCGAATTTACCGAAGACGGTATTCGCCGGATTGCTAATGCTGCATGGCAAGTCAACGAGCGTACCGAAAACATTGGTGCTCGCCGTTTGCACACCGTCATGGAAAAACTGATGGAAGAACTCAGCTTTGTAGCCTCAGACAATTCTGGCCAAACCATTGTAATTGATGCTGACTACGTGACTAAGCACTTAGACGACCTAGTAGCCGATGAAGATTTAAGCCGCTTTATTTTGTAA
- a CDS encoding cell division protein ZapB — MSFDVLEKLEAKVQVAVDSIELLRMEIDELKEQNSKLNDENGRLVQEQQAWQERLKALLGRIEDVHAE; from the coding sequence ATGTCTTTTGATGTATTAGAAAAATTAGAAGCAAAAGTTCAGGTTGCAGTTGATAGCATCGAACTATTACGTATGGAAATTGATGAGCTTAAAGAGCAAAACAGCAAGTTAAACGACGAAAACGGCCGTTTAGTGCAGGAGCAACAAGCTTGGCAAGAACGTCTTAAAGCCTTACTAGGCCGTATTGAAGACGTTCACGCCGAATAA
- the metJ gene encoding met regulon transcriptional regulator MetJ — protein sequence MSTDWNGEWISPYAEHGKKSEQVKKITVSIPLKVLKILTDERTRRQINNLRHATNSELLCEAFLHAYTGQPLPDDADLQKDKPDPALEKAAQAELDKED from the coding sequence ATGTCTACAGATTGGAATGGTGAGTGGATCAGCCCTTACGCTGAGCACGGTAAAAAAAGCGAACAAGTAAAAAAAATCACAGTATCTATCCCACTAAAAGTGCTAAAGATATTGACCGATGAGCGAACCCGTAGACAAATAAATAACCTACGCCACGCCACCAACAGTGAGCTACTTTGCGAAGCATTTTTGCACGCCTACACAGGCCAACCGCTCCCCGACGACGCCGACTTGCAAAAAGACAAGCCCGACCCGGCTTTGGAAAAAGCCGCCCAGGCGGAATTGGATAAAGAAGATTAG
- the metB gene encoding cystathionine gamma-synthase yields the protein MSLKDLQAATIAVRSGIESDTQHGAVVPPIYLSSNYSFADFNQKRQFDYSRSGNPTRHILAEAIADLEHGAGAVITNTGMSAVNLVTALLEPGDLLVAPHDCYGGSYRLFDSLAKKNAFEVAFVDQNDDAALAQLLAKKPKLVWLETPSNPLLRIVDIKAITEQAHAAGALVVVDNTFLSPALQTPILLGADIVVHSATKYINGHSDVVAGMVVAANEELAEQLAWWANCLGLTGSAFDSYLTLRGLRTLKARMNVHQQNAQALVACLQQQEAVGAIYYPGLPEHPGHALAQSQQKGFGAMFSFELNLEESQMVKFLKSLQLFSLAESLGGVESLIAHPATMTHAAMSSEALAEAGISNQLLRVSVGLEDAQDLVNDLQQAFAQL from the coding sequence ATGTCTTTAAAAGATCTACAAGCGGCTACTATAGCAGTGCGCAGCGGTATTGAAAGTGATACCCAACACGGTGCGGTAGTGCCGCCTATTTATTTGTCGAGTAACTACAGCTTTGCTGATTTTAACCAAAAACGCCAGTTTGATTATAGTCGTTCGGGTAACCCTACTCGCCACATTTTGGCCGAGGCGATTGCCGATTTAGAACATGGCGCTGGTGCGGTAATTACTAACACCGGTATGTCGGCGGTTAACCTTGTTACAGCCTTGCTTGAGCCGGGTGATTTGTTGGTTGCGCCGCATGATTGCTACGGTGGTAGCTACCGTTTATTCGACAGCCTAGCCAAGAAAAATGCCTTTGAAGTAGCTTTTGTTGATCAAAACGATGACGCTGCTCTAGCTCAGCTATTGGCAAAGAAGCCTAAATTGGTGTGGTTAGAGACCCCAAGTAACCCTTTGCTTCGAATTGTAGACATTAAAGCGATTACCGAGCAGGCTCATGCTGCAGGCGCATTGGTGGTAGTAGACAACACCTTTTTGTCGCCTGCTTTGCAAACGCCAATTTTGTTAGGGGCCGACATTGTGGTGCATTCGGCCACTAAATACATTAACGGCCATTCGGACGTGGTTGCCGGTATGGTGGTGGCGGCTAATGAAGAACTGGCCGAGCAATTGGCTTGGTGGGCAAACTGTTTAGGTTTAACCGGTTCGGCTTTTGATTCTTACCTTACTTTGCGTGGTTTGCGTACCCTTAAAGCACGTATGAATGTGCACCAGCAGAATGCTCAAGCCTTGGTGGCGTGTTTGCAACAACAAGAGGCGGTGGGCGCGATTTACTACCCTGGTTTGCCAGAGCACCCAGGACATGCTTTAGCGCAAAGCCAGCAAAAAGGCTTTGGTGCTATGTTCAGTTTTGAATTGAATTTAGAAGAAAGCCAAATGGTTAAGTTTTTAAAGAGCTTACAGTTGTTTTCTTTAGCAGAGTCATTAGGCGGCGTAGAGAGTTTAATTGCTCACCCGGCTACTATGACGCATGCTGCAATGTCGAGCGAGGCCTTAGCTGAGGCGGGAATTTCTAATCAGTTATTACGTGTATCGGTAGGTTTGGAAGATGCACAAGATTTAGTGAATGATTTACAGCAGGCCTTTGCCCAACTGTAG
- the hslV gene encoding ATP-dependent protease subunit HslV gives MTTIVSVRRNGKVIIAGDGQVSLGNTVMKGNAKKVRRLYHGKVLAGFAGGTADAFTLFERFEAKLEMHQGHLTKAAVELAKDWRTDRMLRKLEALLAVADSEASLIITGNGDVVQPEHDLIAIGSGGPFAQSAALALLENTELGAREIAEKSLTIAGNICVFTNLNHTIEELDAKA, from the coding sequence GTGACTACTATCGTCTCCGTACGCCGCAACGGCAAAGTGATCATTGCTGGCGATGGCCAAGTCTCCCTTGGCAACACCGTAATGAAAGGCAATGCCAAAAAAGTGCGCCGCCTATACCACGGAAAAGTACTCGCTGGATTTGCAGGTGGTACTGCAGATGCCTTTACCCTATTTGAGCGTTTTGAAGCTAAGCTAGAAATGCACCAAGGCCACTTAACAAAAGCAGCAGTAGAGCTTGCCAAAGACTGGCGCACCGACCGTATGCTACGCAAGTTAGAAGCGCTGCTTGCAGTAGCCGACAGCGAAGCGTCACTAATTATTACCGGTAACGGTGACGTAGTGCAGCCAGAACATGACCTGATTGCCATCGGCTCTGGCGGTCCATTTGCCCAGTCTGCTGCATTAGCACTACTTGAAAATACCGAGCTAGGCGCACGCGAAATTGCGGAAAAAAGCCTTACCATCGCCGGAAACATTTGTGTGTTTACCAACTTAAATCACACTATTGAAGAATTAGACGCCAAAGCCTAA